In a single window of the Serratia quinivorans genome:
- the nei gene encoding DNA glycosylase/AP lyase Nei, which translates to MPEGPEIRRAADALAAAVIDQPLTEVGFAFPQLKHYRDRLIGERIIAIEPRGKALLTHFSNGLTLYSHNQLYGVWKVVKAGETPETKRDLRVRLETADRAILLYSASEITVGPREEIEQHPFLQRIGPDVLDMTLTVAAVKQRLLSPAFRRRQLGGMLLDQAFLAGLGNYLRAEILWQAELAPQHKPQDLAPETLQRLAEALLAVPRLSYQTRGQVDENRHHGTLFSFKVFHRSGEPCERCGAMIERTTLSSRPFYWCPGCQK; encoded by the coding sequence ATGCCGGAAGGACCGGAAATTCGCCGGGCGGCGGATGCACTGGCGGCGGCGGTGATCGACCAGCCGCTGACCGAAGTCGGTTTTGCCTTTCCCCAGCTTAAACATTACCGCGACCGGTTAATCGGCGAGCGTATTATCGCTATTGAACCACGGGGTAAGGCACTGCTGACCCATTTTTCCAATGGTCTGACGCTATATAGCCATAACCAGTTGTATGGCGTGTGGAAAGTGGTTAAAGCAGGGGAGACGCCGGAAACCAAACGGGATCTGCGCGTGCGGCTGGAAACGGCGGATCGGGCGATTTTGCTGTACAGCGCCTCGGAGATTACCGTCGGGCCGCGCGAGGAAATTGAGCAGCATCCGTTCTTGCAACGTATCGGCCCTGACGTGCTGGATATGACGTTAACGGTGGCCGCGGTGAAGCAACGGCTGCTGTCACCGGCATTTCGCCGCAGGCAACTGGGCGGCATGTTGCTCGATCAGGCGTTTCTCGCCGGGTTGGGCAACTACCTGCGGGCCGAGATCCTTTGGCAGGCAGAGCTGGCGCCCCAGCATAAGCCACAGGATCTGGCGCCGGAAACCTTGCAGCGCTTGGCGGAGGCGTTGCTGGCGGTACCGCGCTTGTCTTATCAGACGCGTGGGCAGGTGGATGAGAACCGCCATCATGGCACGTTGTTCAGCTTTAAGGTGTTCCACCGCAGTGGTGAACCTTGCGAGCGTTGTGGTGCGATGATCGAACGCACGACGCTGTCTTCAAGGCCCTTTTATTGGTGCCCAGGTTGCCAGAAATAG
- the pcp_1 gene encoding Pyrrolidone-carboxylate peptidase — translation MQKVLITGFEPFGGERVNPSWEVVKQLNDMELAGARIIARQLPCVFGASLEALNAAIDEVQPVMVLAIGQAGGRTDITIERVAINVDDARIPDNQGQQPIDEPIVKSGPAAYFSTLPIKAMVDSMREAGIPASVSQTAGTYVCNHVMYGLLHRLNSQQAIKGGFIHIPYLPEQAAAHPGAPSMAATTVLFALELAISIALQVEHDLKVVGGATH, via the coding sequence ATGCAAAAGGTATTGATCACGGGCTTTGAGCCCTTTGGCGGCGAACGCGTTAATCCTTCGTGGGAAGTGGTAAAGCAACTCAATGATATGGAACTGGCCGGTGCGCGCATTATTGCGCGCCAACTGCCTTGTGTTTTTGGCGCGTCGCTGGAAGCCCTGAATGCGGCGATTGATGAAGTGCAGCCGGTGATGGTGTTGGCGATCGGCCAGGCGGGGGGGCGCACCGACATCACCATCGAACGGGTGGCGATCAACGTCGATGATGCCCGTATCCCCGATAATCAGGGGCAGCAACCGATCGACGAACCTATCGTTAAAAGCGGCCCGGCGGCCTATTTCAGCACGCTGCCGATCAAGGCGATGGTCGACTCGATGCGCGAAGCGGGTATTCCCGCCTCGGTATCGCAAACGGCCGGTACCTACGTCTGCAACCATGTGATGTACGGTCTGTTGCACCGTTTAAACAGCCAGCAGGCAATCAAGGGCGGGTTTATTCATATTCCTTATCTGCCTGAACAGGCTGCCGCACACCCTGGCGCACCGAGTATGGCGGCGACCACGGTATTGTTCGCCCTGGAACTGGCCATTTCTATTGCGTTACAGGTTGAACACGACCTGAAAGTAGTCGGTGGCGCGACGCATTAA
- a CDS encoding Protein of uncharacterised function (DUF979) yields MTFQQQYLYWLAGVVLLIVAVMSFRDRANPRRVTTGLFWALYGLIFLVGDWTYSLLGDVLGEGSNEKRMLHIIVGVVVVIMALIAGFGGVRLGSYHQRTPQQREESAKRLGNRLFIPALAIPVVTVVGVLLFNNIPALQTAVFGSGNHATLITLFSMTVGCLLGLVIAVKMTHEKALQPIQEARRLLDSIGWAFILPQILATLGLLFTAAGVGTAISHLTQEYLAVDNRFIAVAVYAIGMALLTMIMGNAFAAFPIVTAGIGIPILVLQHGGNPAVMAAIGMFSGYCGTLMTPMAANFNIVPAALLELPDKNAVIKAQIPTGVLLLLVNVFLLYFLMFL; encoded by the coding sequence ATGACTTTCCAACAACAATATCTCTACTGGCTGGCGGGCGTGGTGCTGTTGATCGTGGCGGTGATGTCTTTCCGCGATCGCGCCAATCCGCGCCGCGTCACCACGGGTCTGTTCTGGGCGCTGTACGGCCTGATTTTCCTGGTCGGTGACTGGACCTATAGCCTGTTGGGCGACGTGCTGGGTGAGGGCAGCAATGAGAAACGCATGCTGCATATCATCGTCGGTGTGGTGGTGGTGATCATGGCGTTGATCGCCGGTTTCGGCGGCGTACGTCTGGGCAGCTATCACCAACGTACCCCACAGCAGCGTGAAGAGAGCGCCAAACGCCTGGGCAACCGGCTGTTTATTCCTGCGCTGGCGATCCCGGTGGTAACGGTGGTTGGCGTGCTGTTGTTCAATAATATTCCGGCGCTGCAAACCGCGGTCTTCGGCAGCGGCAACCACGCCACCCTGATTACCCTGTTCTCGATGACCGTCGGCTGTTTGCTTGGCCTGGTTATCGCGGTGAAAATGACCCACGAAAAAGCGCTACAGCCGATTCAGGAAGCGCGTCGCCTGCTGGATTCTATCGGTTGGGCATTTATTCTGCCGCAAATCCTCGCCACGCTGGGCCTGCTGTTTACCGCTGCCGGTGTCGGTACGGCCATTTCTCATCTGACCCAGGAGTATCTGGCGGTCGATAACCGCTTTATCGCAGTGGCGGTTTATGCCATCGGCATGGCGCTGTTGACCATGATTATGGGCAACGCCTTTGCGGCTTTCCCTATCGTCACCGCCGGTATCGGTATTCCGATTCTGGTGTTGCAGCACGGCGGTAATCCGGCAGTGATGGCGGCCATCGGCATGTTTTCCGGCTATTGCGGCACGCTGATGACGCCAATGGCTGCTAACTTTAATATTGTACCGGCGGCGTTGCTGGAATTGCCGGACAAGAATGCGGTGATCAAGGCGCAGATCCCGACCGGGGTGCTGCTGCTGTTGGTCAACGTATTCCTGCTTTATTTCCTGATGTTCCTGTAA
- a CDS encoding Protein of uncharacterised function (DUF969) yields the protein MEQAVNLWPLIGIAAIVVGFVLRFNPVLVVIAAGIITGLAALMPLDTILEKLGEGFLNTRNLPLILLLPLAVIGLLERHGLKERAQAWIAKIKSATAGRLLIVYLFVREITAAMGLTSLGGHPQMVRPLLAPMAEGAAENRYGELPERTRHRLRAMSAATDNVGLFFGEDIFVAFGAIIFMHNFMLESGGIQTEPLHIALWGIPTAIFAFLIHAFRLYRMDKQLSAELSQLNQAALQAKGDAQ from the coding sequence ATGGAACAGGCCGTTAACTTATGGCCACTGATTGGCATCGCCGCCATCGTGGTTGGATTTGTTTTACGCTTTAACCCTGTGCTGGTGGTGATTGCCGCCGGCATTATCACCGGGCTGGCAGCGCTGATGCCGCTGGATACGATCCTGGAAAAACTGGGTGAAGGCTTCCTCAATACCCGCAATCTGCCGCTGATCCTGCTGCTGCCATTGGCAGTAATAGGTCTGCTGGAACGTCACGGGCTAAAAGAGCGTGCGCAGGCGTGGATCGCCAAGATCAAAAGTGCCACCGCCGGCCGCTTGCTGATCGTCTATCTGTTCGTGCGGGAAATTACCGCTGCCATGGGGCTGACCAGCCTGGGGGGGCATCCGCAAATGGTGCGCCCACTGTTGGCACCGATGGCCGAAGGGGCAGCGGAAAACCGTTACGGCGAGCTGCCGGAGCGTACGCGCCACCGCCTGCGGGCGATGTCTGCCGCCACGGATAACGTTGGGTTGTTCTTTGGCGAAGATATTTTTGTCGCCTTCGGCGCGATCATCTTCATGCACAACTTTATGCTGGAATCCGGCGGCATCCAGACCGAACCGCTGCATATCGCCTTGTGGGGCATTCCTACCGCCATCTTTGCCTTCCTGATCCATGCATTCCGGCTTTACCGGATGGATAAACAGCTCAGTGCCGAACTTTCGCAGCTCAACCAGGCGGCGCTGCAGGCCAAAGGAGATGCCCAATGA
- the ybgL gene encoding LamB/YcsF family protein — translation MIVDLNADLGEGCANDQALLQLVSSANIACGFHAGDAQAMRQSVRWALQYGVAIGAHPSFPDRENFGRTRMQLPAETVYAQVVYQLGALAAIARAEGGVMVHVKPHGMLYNQAAVEPELAQAIARAVKAVDPTLRLVGLAGSELIRAGEKQGLVTRQEVFADRGYQADGTLVPRGQPGALITSDELALAQTLEMVRHHRVRTLNGTWAAVQAETVCLHGDGEHALEYARTLRERFALEGISVSAQ, via the coding sequence ATGATCGTTGATTTAAATGCCGATCTCGGCGAGGGCTGCGCCAACGATCAGGCGCTGCTGCAACTGGTCAGCTCGGCCAATATTGCCTGCGGTTTCCACGCCGGGGATGCGCAAGCCATGCGGCAATCGGTGCGTTGGGCACTGCAGTACGGCGTAGCTATTGGTGCGCACCCGAGTTTTCCCGATCGCGAGAACTTTGGCCGTACCCGTATGCAGCTACCAGCGGAAACGGTCTATGCCCAGGTGGTATATCAACTGGGTGCATTGGCCGCGATTGCCCGTGCCGAAGGCGGGGTGATGGTCCACGTCAAGCCGCACGGTATGCTGTATAACCAGGCGGCTGTGGAGCCGGAACTGGCGCAGGCTATCGCCAGGGCGGTTAAAGCGGTTGATCCGACGCTGCGGCTGGTGGGGCTGGCGGGCAGTGAGCTGATCCGCGCCGGTGAAAAACAGGGGCTGGTGACACGGCAGGAAGTGTTTGCCGATCGCGGCTACCAGGCCGATGGCACATTGGTGCCACGTGGTCAGCCGGGGGCGCTGATTACCAGCGACGAACTGGCACTGGCGCAAACGCTGGAAATGGTGCGTCATCATCGGGTTCGTACCCTGAACGGCACCTGGGCCGCCGTTCAGGCCGAAACCGTCTGCCTGCACGGCGACGGTGAACATGCGCTGGAATATGCGCGCACGCTGCGCGAACGTTTTGCCCTGGAAGGCATCAGCGTCAGCGCTCAGTAA
- a CDS encoding Allophanate hydrolase subunit 2 yields MLKILRAGIYTTVQDLGRNGFRRLGVSQSGALDEPALRIANLLVGNTANAAGLEITLGQFSAEFTQSGWIALTGAGCDAQLDGKPLWTGWRYPVNAGQQLILKTPKRGMRTYLAISGGIAVAEMLGSRSTDNKAAFGGLEGRNLRDGDSLPLGQSHSLPKQSFGVKQPLFNNRIRALPGPEYDEFSEEAKEAFWRTAWQLSPQSNRMGYRLHGSHALNRTTDREMLSHGLLPGVVQVPHNGQPIVLMDDAQTTGGYPRIACVIEADLYHLAQIRLGEAIHFVPCTLAEAQRARVEQEHFIQQIAWGLDDR; encoded by the coding sequence ATGCTGAAGATCCTGCGTGCGGGCATTTACACTACGGTGCAGGATCTGGGCCGTAACGGTTTCCGTCGTCTGGGCGTTAGCCAGAGTGGGGCGCTTGACGAACCTGCCCTGAGGATCGCCAACCTGCTGGTGGGCAATACTGCCAACGCCGCCGGGCTGGAAATCACTCTCGGGCAATTTAGCGCCGAATTTACTCAGTCAGGTTGGATCGCTCTGACCGGTGCCGGCTGCGATGCGCAACTCGATGGCAAACCGCTGTGGACCGGCTGGCGCTATCCGGTTAATGCCGGCCAACAGCTGATACTGAAAACGCCAAAACGCGGTATGCGCACCTATCTGGCGATCAGTGGCGGCATCGCGGTAGCGGAAATGCTCGGCTCGCGCAGCACCGATAACAAAGCCGCTTTTGGTGGGCTGGAAGGGCGTAATCTGCGGGATGGCGACAGCCTGCCGCTGGGGCAAAGCCATTCCTTGCCAAAGCAGAGTTTTGGTGTGAAGCAACCGCTGTTCAACAACCGCATCCGTGCGTTACCGGGGCCGGAATATGATGAATTCAGCGAAGAGGCGAAAGAGGCTTTCTGGCGCACCGCTTGGCAACTGAGCCCGCAGAGTAACCGCATGGGTTATCGTCTGCACGGCAGCCATGCGTTAAACCGCACCACTGACCGCGAAATGTTATCGCACGGCCTGTTACCGGGGGTGGTGCAGGTACCGCATAACGGCCAACCAATTGTGCTGATGGACGATGCACAGACGACCGGCGGTTACCCGCGTATTGCCTGCGTGATCGAGGCCGATCTCTACCATTTGGCGCAGATCCGCCTGGGCGAGGCCATCCACTTTGTTCCCTGTACTTTGGCCGAGGCGCAACGCGCCAGGGTCGAGCAGGAGCACTTTATCCAACAGATTGCCTGGGGGTTAGATGATCGTTGA
- the kipI gene encoding Sporulation inhibitor kipI has protein sequence MQRARCYLLGERAVVLELSPPVTLPSQQRIWALAEKLNHHPDVREVIPGMNNLTLLLHTPQADAEQMLTLLQQGWDSKEILVPESRQVDIPVIYGGQDGPDLDEVARHTGMTPQQVVECHSSAAYVVYFLGFQPGFSYMGGMPEKLATPRRAEPRLSVAAGSVGIGGSQTGIYPLVTPGGWQLIGRTPLALFNPYEMPPTLLRPGDSVRFVPQKEGVC, from the coding sequence GTGCAACGAGCACGATGTTACCTATTAGGTGAAAGAGCGGTAGTGCTTGAGCTGTCGCCACCGGTGACGCTGCCGAGCCAGCAGCGGATCTGGGCGCTGGCCGAAAAACTGAATCATCATCCCGATGTGCGTGAAGTGATACCGGGCATGAACAATCTTACGTTGCTGCTGCATACGCCGCAGGCCGACGCAGAACAAATGCTGACGCTGTTGCAACAGGGCTGGGACAGCAAGGAAATCCTGGTGCCGGAATCGCGCCAGGTGGATATTCCGGTGATCTATGGGGGTCAGGACGGTCCCGACCTGGATGAAGTGGCACGCCACACCGGCATGACGCCGCAGCAGGTTGTGGAATGCCACTCCTCGGCGGCCTACGTGGTCTATTTCCTCGGTTTTCAGCCCGGTTTTTCTTACATGGGCGGCATGCCGGAAAAGTTGGCGACGCCGCGCCGTGCTGAACCGCGCTTGTCGGTGGCGGCAGGCTCCGTTGGCATCGGCGGCAGCCAGACCGGGATTTATCCGCTGGTCACCCCCGGTGGCTGGCAGTTGATTGGCCGTACTCCTTTGGCGCTGTTTAATCCCTATGAAATGCCGCCAACCTTGCTGCGCCCCGGTGATAGCGTGCGGTTTGTGCCGCAGAAGGAGGGCGTATGCTGA
- the ybgI gene encoding metal-binding protein, with translation MRNLDLEQLINTELNTAAFQDYGPNGLQVEGRAHVQRIVTGVTACQALLDAAVAHQADAIVVHHGYFWKNEAPSVRGMKRNRLKTLLSNDINLYAYHLPLDAHPVLGNNAQLAHLLGIRVIGEVEPLVPHGEFEQPLTGIELQQRIESRLGRAVLHCGDNAPAHIRRVAWCTGGGQGFIDSAARFGVDAFISGEVSEQTIHSAREMGIHFFAAGHHATERGGVKALGEWLTQQHGFDVTFIDIPNPA, from the coding sequence ATGCGTAACCTCGATCTGGAACAGTTGATCAACACAGAACTGAACACCGCCGCGTTTCAGGATTACGGGCCGAATGGCCTGCAGGTGGAAGGGCGAGCGCACGTGCAGCGTATCGTCACCGGCGTGACCGCCTGTCAGGCGCTGCTGGATGCGGCAGTGGCACATCAGGCGGACGCCATTGTGGTGCATCACGGCTATTTCTGGAAAAACGAAGCGCCTTCGGTGCGTGGTATGAAGCGCAACCGGCTGAAAACGCTGCTGAGTAATGATATCAACCTGTACGCTTATCATCTGCCGCTGGACGCGCATCCGGTGCTGGGTAACAACGCGCAGTTGGCACATTTGCTCGGGATCCGGGTGATTGGCGAAGTGGAGCCGCTGGTGCCGCACGGCGAATTCGAGCAGCCATTGACCGGTATTGAACTGCAACAGCGCATCGAGAGCCGTCTGGGCCGTGCGGTGTTGCACTGCGGCGATAACGCACCGGCGCATATCCGCCGTGTAGCCTGGTGCACCGGCGGCGGTCAGGGCTTTATTGACAGCGCCGCACGCTTTGGCGTTGATGCCTTTATCAGCGGTGAAGTTTCTGAGCAAACCATCCACAGCGCGCGCGAAATGGGTATTCACTTCTTTGCCGCCGGGCACCATGCCACTGAGCGCGGTGGCGTTAAGGCGCTCGGTGAATGGCTGACCCAACAGCATGGCTTTGACGTGACCTTTATTGACATCCCCAATCCCGCCTGA
- a CDS encoding Low-affinity cAMP phosphodiesterase encodes MSSRAISIAPGVRWGPLIEQKKLKGMIIETSYPNEVEDKNLYGHLTPAWLQKELKNLTQYSGGEGSLKDFPVVISHIKPSLKQGEDVRATIKQQLEQGNSLGVKYILMEQGDRQTF; translated from the coding sequence TTGAGCAGTCGCGCAATCTCGATAGCGCCTGGCGTGCGCTGGGGGCCGTTGATTGAGCAGAAAAAGTTGAAAGGGATGATTATCGAAACCTCCTATCCCAATGAGGTGGAAGATAAAAACCTGTATGGCCACCTGACACCGGCGTGGCTGCAAAAAGAGTTGAAGAATCTGACTCAGTACAGCGGCGGCGAAGGCTCGCTGAAAGATTTTCCGGTGGTGATCAGCCATATCAAGCCCAGCTTGAAGCAGGGCGAAGACGTGCGCGCGACCATCAAACAGCAGTTGGAACAGGGTAACAGCCTGGGCGTAAAATATATCCTGATGGAACAGGGCGACCGGCAGACATTTTGA
- a CDS encoding Low-affinity cAMP phosphodiesterase, whose amino-acid sequence MMKKVLALCLSGYCALAQAGFDVVALGVDGGVGGGNLTSYLIRSDNQTQYLALDAGSLLPGIAKGLEKGSFPQVTPELAAPYTPQGYIFRQLIGAYFISHGHLDHVAGLIIGSPEDSKKNIYAQVDTILTLRNHYFNWKAWPNFTDSGNGSRLGTYRLQTVRPQQRVTLGMTGLSGVMYPLSHDRYPSSMLLVSDRSGSFAYFGDTGADALEQSRNLDSAWRALGAVD is encoded by the coding sequence ATGATGAAAAAGGTGCTGGCCCTGTGCCTGAGCGGCTATTGCGCCCTGGCGCAGGCCGGCTTTGACGTGGTGGCGCTGGGCGTGGACGGCGGCGTGGGGGGCGGCAATCTGACCTCCTACCTGATCCGCAGCGACAATCAGACGCAGTATCTGGCGCTGGATGCCGGCTCACTGCTACCGGGCATCGCCAAAGGGCTGGAAAAGGGCAGTTTCCCGCAGGTCACCCCTGAACTGGCTGCGCCTTATACCCCGCAGGGCTATATCTTCCGCCAGTTAATCGGCGCTTACTTTATCAGCCATGGTCATCTGGACCACGTGGCCGGGCTGATTATCGGTTCGCCGGAAGACAGTAAAAAGAATATCTATGCCCAGGTCGATACCATTTTGACCCTGCGTAATCATTATTTTAACTGGAAGGCCTGGCCCAACTTCACTGATTCCGGCAACGGTTCGCGACTGGGGACTTACCGATTACAAACGGTACGGCCACAGCAGCGCGTGACTCTGGGCATGACTGGTTTGAGTGGCGTGATGTATCCGCTCAGTCATGACCGCTACCCTTCTTCGATGTTGCTGGTGTCCGATCGCAGCGGCTCTTTCGCCTATTTTGGTGATACCGGAGCGGACGCACTTGAGCAGTCGCGCAATCTCGATAGCGCCTGGCGTGCGCTGGGGGCCGTTGATTGA
- the phrB gene encoding Deoxyribodipyrimidine photo-lyase: MTTHLVWLRNDLRITDNKALHAACSDPDARVLAVFIATPQQWRQHEMAPRQAAFIHANLLQVQQALAERGIPLGYHQCDDFAAAVDWLTAYCAQQQVDRLFYNRQYEINERQRDQRLEQRLSGQAICQSFDDSLLLPPGSVQTGSGEMYKIYTPFRKAFIQRLTESDIQSLPAPKPRAGGALPVTAIPEAFDYPPAEPNEDFPAGEEAALQRLRSFCREQVQDYLEQRDLPAIAGTSSLSPYLAIGVLSPRQCFNRLRAECPQLLENHDSGAFGWLNELIWREFYRHLMVAYPALCKHRPFIEWTDRVRWQDNQELLQAWQQGATGYPIVDAAMRQLNTTGWMHNRLRMISASFLVKDLLIDWRAGESYFMSQLLDGDLAANNGGWQWAASTGTDAAPYFRIFNPTTQGERFDPQGTFIRKWLPELADVPDNAIHQPYRWAEQQQRVLDYPLPIVDHKQARLETLAAFEAAKRGEY, encoded by the coding sequence ATGACCACGCATCTGGTCTGGTTGCGTAACGATCTGCGTATTACCGACAACAAAGCGTTGCATGCCGCTTGCAGCGATCCCGACGCCCGCGTGCTGGCGGTGTTTATCGCCACCCCGCAACAATGGCGACAGCACGAAATGGCCCCCCGCCAGGCTGCATTTATCCATGCCAACCTGCTGCAGGTGCAGCAGGCTCTTGCCGAACGCGGCATTCCGCTTGGCTACCACCAGTGTGATGATTTTGCCGCCGCGGTTGACTGGCTGACGGCGTATTGCGCGCAGCAGCAGGTGGATAGGCTGTTTTACAATCGCCAGTATGAAATCAATGAGCGCCAGCGCGACCAACGGCTGGAACAGCGTTTGTCCGGGCAGGCGATTTGCCAGAGTTTTGATGACAGCCTGCTATTACCGCCGGGTAGCGTGCAGACCGGTAGCGGCGAAATGTATAAAATCTACACGCCGTTTCGTAAAGCCTTTATCCAGCGTCTGACTGAATCCGACATTCAATCCTTACCTGCGCCTAAACCACGGGCAGGCGGCGCATTACCGGTAACCGCTATCCCAGAGGCATTTGATTATCCGCCGGCAGAGCCGAACGAGGATTTCCCCGCCGGGGAAGAGGCGGCGCTACAGCGACTACGCAGCTTTTGCCGTGAGCAGGTGCAGGATTACCTCGAGCAGCGGGATTTGCCCGCCATTGCCGGGACCAGCAGCCTGTCGCCTTATCTGGCAATTGGCGTGTTGTCGCCGCGCCAATGTTTTAACCGCCTGCGAGCTGAATGTCCGCAACTGCTGGAAAATCATGACAGCGGTGCCTTCGGCTGGCTCAATGAGCTGATCTGGCGCGAGTTTTATCGGCATTTGATGGTGGCCTATCCCGCGTTATGCAAGCACCGTCCCTTTATCGAATGGACGGATAGGGTACGCTGGCAGGATAACCAAGAACTGTTGCAGGCCTGGCAGCAGGGCGCGACCGGTTATCCGATTGTCGATGCAGCCATGCGCCAATTGAATACCACCGGCTGGATGCACAACCGATTACGCATGATCAGCGCCAGCTTTCTGGTGAAAGACTTGTTGATCGACTGGCGTGCCGGTGAAAGCTATTTCATGTCACAGTTATTGGATGGCGATCTGGCGGCCAATAATGGCGGCTGGCAGTGGGCGGCCTCAACCGGCACTGACGCTGCGCCGTACTTCCGCATCTTTAACCCGACCACTCAGGGCGAACGTTTTGATCCGCAAGGCACTTTTATCCGTAAATGGTTGCCCGAGCTGGCGGATGTACCGGACAATGCTATCCATCAACCCTATCGCTGGGCAGAACAACAGCAGCGTGTGCTGGATTATCCGCTGCCGATCGTCGACCACAAACAGGCGCGGCTGGAGACGCTGGCGGCCTTTGAAGCGGCGAAGCGCGGGGAATATTAA
- a CDS encoding Uncharacterized conserved protein, which yields MSDKIPVGISACLLGEKVRFDGGHKRLAFAVEQLAPYVRFEAICPEMAIGLSTPRPALRLIKKQHHVALRYSNDDSIDVTDQMQQFSTQRIAALQHLCGYIVCANSPSCGMERVRLYDESGAGARKSGVGLFTAELQRQMPWLPVEEDGRLNDATLRENFVERVYALYELNMLWRKGLTRGGLIAFHSRYKLSLLAHSQPEYRELGRFVADVDKWESLEAFAIEYRSRLMRLLAHKATRRNHTNVLMHVQGYFRSHLSSAQRQELAQLIDRYRQGVQPLLAPITLLKHYMAEYPDRYLADQRYFEPYPEALRLRYGH from the coding sequence ATGAGTGACAAAATTCCGGTCGGGATCAGCGCCTGCCTGCTGGGTGAAAAGGTGCGTTTTGACGGCGGCCATAAACGGCTGGCCTTCGCGGTGGAACAACTGGCGCCCTATGTGCGGTTTGAGGCGATTTGCCCGGAAATGGCGATCGGCCTGTCGACCCCGCGCCCGGCGCTGCGGTTGATCAAAAAACAACATCATGTCGCCCTGCGTTACAGCAACGACGACAGTATCGATGTGACCGACCAGATGCAGCAGTTTTCCACCCAGCGTATTGCTGCTTTGCAGCATCTGTGCGGCTACATTGTCTGCGCCAATTCGCCAAGCTGCGGCATGGAACGGGTGCGGCTGTATGATGAGAGCGGTGCAGGCGCGCGTAAAAGCGGCGTCGGGTTGTTCACTGCCGAACTGCAGCGCCAAATGCCCTGGTTGCCGGTGGAAGAAGACGGACGTCTGAATGACGCAACGCTGCGGGAAAACTTTGTCGAACGCGTTTATGCCTTGTATGAGTTGAACATGCTGTGGCGCAAGGGGCTGACTCGTGGTGGGCTGATCGCCTTCCACAGCCGTTATAAGCTGTCGCTGCTGGCGCACTCACAGCCGGAATACCGCGAACTGGGGCGCTTTGTGGCTGATGTGGATAAATGGGAGTCGCTGGAGGCGTTCGCCATTGAGTACCGCAGCCGTCTGATGAGACTGTTGGCGCATAAGGCGACGCGCCGCAACCACACCAACGTGCTGATGCACGTACAAGGTTATTTTCGCAGTCACCTGAGTTCCGCGCAGCGTCAGGAACTGGCGCAGTTGATCGACCGCTATCGGCAGGGCGTGCAGCCGCTGCTGGCGCCGATTACTCTGCTCAAACATTACATGGCCGAATACCCCGATCGCTATCTGGCCGATCAGCGTTATTTCGAGCCCTATCCCGAGGCGTTGCGCCTGCGTTATGGCCATTAA
- a CDS encoding Protein of uncharacterised function (DUF2517): protein MSIYPAYSLHRILLRRSAVILAGVLALPVMLFRSDRARFYSYLHRVWSKTSDKPVWLQQAELAACDFY from the coding sequence ATGTCTATCTACCCAGCTTATTCATTGCATCGGATTCTCCTGCGTCGCAGCGCAGTGATCCTGGCAGGTGTGTTGGCTTTACCGGTAATGCTTTTCCGCAGTGACCGTGCTCGTTTTTACAGCTATTTGCACCGCGTCTGGTCAAAAACCAGCGATAAACCGGTCTGGCTGCAGCAGGCGGAACTGGCGGCCTGCGATTTTTACTGA